From Harpia harpyja isolate bHarHar1 chromosome 19, bHarHar1 primary haplotype, whole genome shotgun sequence, one genomic window encodes:
- the FAM163B gene encoding protein FAM163B → MTAGTVVITGGILATVILLCIIAVLCYCRLQYYCCKKDESEEDEEEPDFAVHSHIPPLHCNRNVVLTNGPSLYASSPFGKKTASSRPSCPGCAPYEPPTFFLQEPPEELHNGGDRVSYKTVSQEDLDLPVSVANLQALNPNRLSAMREAFSRSRSISTDV, encoded by the exons ATGACAGCCGGGACCGTGGTCATCACAGGTGGAATATTAGCGACTGTCATTTTGCTTTGTATCATCGCCGTCCTCTGCTACTGTAGGCTCCAG TACTACTGCTGCAAGAAGGATGAGTccgaggaggacgaggaggagccCGACTTCGCCGTGCACTCCCACATCCCGCCGCTCCACTGCAACCGCAACGTAGTGCTGACCAACGGCCCGTCCCTCTACGCCTCGTCCCCCTTCGGCAAAAAAACGGCATCGAGCCGGCCCAGCTGCCCGGGCTGCGCGCCGTACGAGCCCCCCACCTTCTTCTTGCAGGAGCCCCCCGAGGAGCTGCACAACGGGGGCGACCGGGTGAGCTACAAGACGGTGAGCCAGGAAGATCTGGATCTGCCGGTGAGCGTGGCCAACTTGCAGGCGCTCAACCCCAACCGGCTCTCGGCCATGCGGGAAGCCTTCTCCCGTAGCCGCAGCATAAGCACCGATGTGTGA